In Glycine max cultivar Williams 82 chromosome 10, Glycine_max_v4.0, whole genome shotgun sequence, the DNA window TTGGAACCCGAAGACCAAGAGGAAGACCTCCTGGATCCAAAAACAAGCCAAAACCACCCATTTTCGTGACAAGGGACAGCCCAAATGCCCTGAGGAGCCACGTGATGGAGATAACTGGAGGAGCTGATGTTGCAGAGAGTGTTGCCCAATTCGCAAGGAGGCGTCAGCGTGGGGTTTGTGTGCTCAGTGGGAGTGGCTCAGTGGCCAATGTTACACTTAGACAGCCTTCTGCTCCTGGTGCTGTGGTGGCACTTCATGGAAGGTTTGAAATTTTGTCCCTAACCGGGACTTTCCTACCTGGTCCTGCTCCTCCAGGATCCACAGGACTCACCGTGTATCTGGCTGGAGGACAAGGCCAGGTAGTGGGAGGGAGTGTGGTTGGATCTCTAGTTGCAGCAGGACCAGTTATGGTCATTGCTGCAACTTTTGCTAATGCAACGTATGAGAGACTTCcacttgatgaagatgatgagggGCCTAGTTCGATGGTGGGGGCGCAAGGCGGAGGAGGATCGCCACCGCTGCCACTTGGAATTGGAAGCAGTGGGGGTGGCCAGTTGCAGGGTGGGATTCCAGATCCATCATCTCTGCCTTTGTATAATCTTCCaccaaatggaggaggaggtggccagGTGGGGCATGAAGCTCTTGCTTGGGCTCATGGACGAGCACCTTTCTGAATCATGGAGGGAGGGATCTGATAATCAAATTCAACCTACTTTGTATTATGGATCTTGTGCTGTATTTTGAAGGATGTAGGACATTGGAAAAAGAGTTGCAAGGTTAGAGTACAAATTATATAGTTGTGAAGAAGAACTGTATGTGAGAGAGGAAGCTAGCTAATAGCTTGCAAGCAAGCAAACATGCTTATTTTATCGATGTACATGGATTATgaaccttctttttttctcttttgcttcTGTGTTTCGAATAAAACAGATGATCATGGGCGTCTTCCTGAtatatttatgaataatttactagtttttttaatcaccgtctggtatttaattgtttagtccctttatttgatttctttattattttattttattattgattcaCTTCATTGCTTTGGTTTTAATATATGATGGGATCGAAATGATTAgactttcaaaatatatatgatgaaGTTGGGGTTTTGAGGGGAGGGGGGAATCATCTTAATCATGAGATGGAATCGTGTTCCAAGTTATCATGGATTGATGGTTCTCAAACTTCTTCTTTCACCCTAATTACCCTTTATTTCGCGATCTGGGAAGTAAATGAAATCACTGTTAGGGTTTGTGAACTTAAAACATCTGCATCTGAAATTTGAGTTATGTAATTGCACAGTGGATAGGGCTACTGCCCAGATCTCCTTACTATTTATTGTTTAATCCGAGAAAGGCTGCCTTCTAGatcttgttatattttaatcctttttgAAATGAATTTAAGCAAGGATTTATGCTTCTGTATACATATAGatgaaaattataatcattaattGGATTCAGCACAAGATATAAAATGTAAGAATTCTTCGTATTAGATGCAGAAACATCATGACagctaatataaattataatgagGGACTGAACagtaatattatatttgatttttcagTGGGTTGAATGAATTATAAACCTTctcaacatatatatacattatattttatttttaacgaaaataattattatatattttatttatcttttatccaattttagattagtttaaattttttttcttgataaacTAAaggattgataaaaaaaacatgtataaaaaaatacaagctCCACAATTTCATCTGCATGAATACTTTGAAAATGCTAAGAATAatattgtgttgattttagaaaTTCTGAAGCGTGTAACATTCTCTTTTGTCGCTTGTGTACTTGAGTGTTGCATGCGCACAATTAAAGTGCTACACCTACAAGCTTTAACTGTGGGGTATATCTTTCCATAATTTGGTGTTTGTTCTAGACGAAACTATCTGAGTTTGGGTATGGCTCTCTTCTTCTTCGTACATTGATTTGATCAAGTCCCAGACACCTCTGTTATTCCAAACCCACGTGTTAATGTTTATAGGATTTAAGATGAGTCCCACGAAGACACACATAAAGTTCATTTTGGCAGAATGGAGAATTTTCTGTCCATACCCTATACATGGATCGATTAAGATGCTAGCTGCAGAAAGAGTGACTCTTTCTCCAAGAAATGTACTAATTAATAATACATTACTGCATAATTGAAAACActgttttcttcttccaaacatagagagagagagagagagacagagctGTCTTTATATGCCTAGTGCAAAGTCTCTTGttctgaaattaaaatatgtcgCTCAAACTATTTTGGTAGCtaatatgataatattattGTAACTGTACTCACTTGATCCTTGCCTCTTTTAGTGCTTTAAGGGTCACTAACTTGATAAGAAAATCCGGTAAAAACATGGGAACATAGATATTTTAGGGGTGACATAGGAAACATGTTGGATATTGACCCTTGTTTTTGTTTGCCGTATTATTAGTGATCTTACAAAGAATCAAAAGTGTTTCatataaagtaattaataaataattagcaaTCTAGACAGTATACTATCAGCCTCAAGTTTAATCCAATGAGATGAAGGGTAGTTAGTTCATGACTATATCATAAGTGTGATTCACTCGTTAGAACCATTGTGTTTGATGCCAGATAATTTACATCTTTTGACTTTAAAATGGTCTGGAATGGTGTGGGGGTTTTCTTCATTGCATTGTGAAAATTAAAGGGGGTGAAAGAACTTGGAGAATGAGTACAAGATTGTTAAActtctaattttaagtgaaactCATGAATTTGATGGAGAAaggataacaatttttttattggtaaatattaatttgttagtttttagaAATGTTAATTGGAGGATTTGAACTCatgatttttttccttcctttttctctttacaTTTCTTGAATTATTTGGTCAATTTTATATCTCTCAAGTGgaataacttataatttattagaatGATATGAGTTTGtttgatcaaattaaaaatgtatgggagttagtttattttattatcttataaCTTATAGGTTTTAGGCTTTTTTcaattaacttatatatatatatatatatatatatatatatagtatttgagtattatttttaatcatattttaatatattatattaaaaactagAAAATCAATAGAGTCATTCAAATAATAACTGAaacctaaaaaatttataattttcaaaagtttCAGGTAATAGCAAAAAATGTGTTCAAAACAATGTATCAGAGAATATGTtaacatttctaaaaaaaataagatgattttataagttattttaataagaaaccaaaaaaagttaagtatgtatgtaaaatgaaaaaaaaaatccttaataaaataaaaatttgtaaaagtaAGAGCAATTTAGTCTTTCAATTATAAATAAGCCTTTCTACCACTTTTTTTCAAATGGAAAGAACTATACTTAGACAAAGGTTCCACAACTTTTTCCCCATTCTTTCACTTTTTAAAATGCACCAAATTGTGGAaggaaagataaaagtgttatTTTCCATCCCTCAATTGTCCATCCATTTATTCAAATTCTACCTTCCAAACATACCCTTAAATAGAGGTCAAACTTTCtttatcttaattattatgGTAATTATATTGTATACTTTTAAATACCACTACACATTAGTATTGTCATGCTACTCAATTGAAATACCAtactaaaataacaaaataaataatataaatattgtagTGGTCAAAATAAATAgtgtaattataaaatatatccaaaaaataataacaaaaaggaATAACAAATCACTATCTTACATTAAAacagtaaaaattatttttttaataaattttattttaaaaataaaaaataataaagtttaacAAGTTTTAAGCTCTTATCTAAAAatcattacaattttttaaaaaaaaattatttatcaaacaagATTTTGAACCAGTAAAAAAagcttaaaataattgaaaaggcTTGTGAAACATGCGCTAATTTATCCATTTTCAGATAGCTTATTTTATCATCTAGTTTTGCCAAAAAAGCCTATCGATATTTCGAGAAAAAATCGTATATATAAGGACATTTAAGAAATTTTATGACAATGTGATTTACATCAAtttacttaatatatatatatatatatatatatatatatatatatatatatatatatatatatatatattgttttattttttcattatctaTGACTGTAACGCTATCCCACCTTTGTATACTccatttttaagttattaaattctatttcactttcccCTCCCtcaatttattgatttattataggacattttacaaaattatttaatcttatTAAAGTGATTTAGAATTTTTGGGTAAATTATTTTTaggttattaattttaatacaattaaataattcgttcaaaaatgatattttaatttattttactaaacacCCAGTTAAGcttataagtaaaattttatttaataaaaaatattaaattaaaatatttatccaaACATGCCATTACTCCATTTCTCTTATTTCCTTTTACCAAATTCGTTGTACATCAGTATATGTGGGACtattatttatctctttattGTCCTCTATGAAATTTCCCTCTATATTTCGTCTCATTCTTCCATCTCCACAAACAATTAACTTGCCTTTTCTATCTTTCACATTGCCCCATTATTTGCCGTCTTTAAGCTGGACTTTATGCTCCAGTTTCTCATGCATGTTCcaccatatttattatttaattaagagtATGGAATCGCGATTAGAATGTCACCTCATAACTGGAAAAGTCAGATGATCGACCTTGTTTTTTAATCATGATCTCACATACAATAATGTAATAGTTAAGATTAACACCTCTTAGTAGATAGTACGCAAGTTATGGGACTACATTTCATCaccaataataaaaacaaataatttgtcGCAATATAGAGTTTAAGCATGAATACCCAATCTAAGAGgttagattatattttttttcttttttaatttgcttTGATTGCCATATATATGAACACAAATGATTTTCTTGGTGAGAAATCTTCCAACTAAACGCAATGGATGATTCAGCCACGCCTTTGTAACAACATCCTTCACAAAGACCATCTCCTCATCTTCTGCATCATCAATGGACAAGTTCTATATATCTAGGTGCTCCATACTGGTACCAAAAGAATAGACTTTGAAGCAAACACAAAAAGCTTCTCACCAAAAAGGAAATCCTAGAAGGGAGAGAACCAActcacagagagagagagacagaaaaaTCGCCTGAGGTAATGTTTACATATGAACTTACTTACATTGTGTTCTTAcatcataattaatataaaaaatattctatttgtAACGGTTATATGTATAATCAGTATAAAAAATCATCATAGTATGTTTAGATTTATTCTTTAGATTTATTCTAAcgtatatttgaaaaaaatatatattttaattttgtgaaaataaaaaatatattaaatttttttaaaaaaaaattcaaatatttatatattgatgaggacaaaaattatattttattctattaataaaaaaaaatttgaactttAACCATCATTTTTACTAACTAGGCATCTTCCCATGCTCAGCGTAGTAGTTGATGGGTTGTGACGGTATTTTATACTTAAgccttattaattaataaaatgattttcacaagttaaaacacattaattaatatgtatTATCCACAAGTTCATGTAAGTAGCACTATCTTTTCTTCAAACTAGAAAACAAATGTTGGTCAATTCATCGTCTCGGTTAAGATTTTCTAAAGTTGATAAGCAAGCTAAAACTTTACTTAAttcatattatttgataaatgatgaggattagtaatatatttttgtaaaacacacacatatattattgtctgttaaaatttattgaaaatcataaaattaaaattgagtattattaaaaattaaatttatataaatctcaattaaatttaattactaataaaaGGTGTAtgtcaaatatattaaaaggtGTATTGCAAGTGTGCCTCTTTAATCAAACCCTTTAAAAAGATGTTTAACTATGACGCTCAAGGTATCCTAGAGGCATAGTAGCTGCTTGGAGGACCCATCTTCACGTGTCATAGTTCTTAATCCTTGATTATTTAATTCCAATGTTGTTCTAATCTTGAATACAACATTCCTAAGTAAAGTCACAATTTTGATGGCCCCCTTTTAGTGCAATAGTTACGAGTCTCGCATTAAGATAATCCTTCCTACTTGTGTGTGTAACaccatttataaacaaatatatatatatatatatatatatactccccTTGTCCTATTTGTCTTTTATAAGTTTAAGCGTACCACCACTTCCAACTATTTACCTATCTTTGAGATTGTAAGAAGAATTAGGAAATCGGCCATGATTACACTTAAAGAAATCCACTAAGGTTGCATTAATGAAATGTCGACCACCCATTAAaacctttttatataaaagtgaGGGTGAGA includes these proteins:
- the LOC100798994 gene encoding AT-hook motif nuclear-localized protein 20, with protein sequence MATLANPWWTGQGGLSGVDHPGTHSPGLSKRHSDLGINENSDSHNNREEFDEDNRDEPKEGAVEVGTRRPRGRPPGSKNKPKPPIFVTRDSPNALRSHVMEITGGADVAESVAQFARRRQRGVCVLSGSGSVANVTLRQPSAPGAVVALHGRFEILSLTGTFLPGPAPPGSTGLTVYLAGGQGQVVGGSVVGSLVAAGPVMVIAATFANATYERLPLDEDDEGPSSMVGAQGGGGSPPLPLGIGSSGGGQLQGGIPDPSSLPLYNLPPNGGGGGQVGHEALAWAHGRAPF